The genomic interval AGCATATATTCCATCCAGGTTCACTGTTTTGTTATTGATCTTGCTAATGACGGGGCGATTCAGGAAATTGACAGCCATCTCAAGCAAAATAACATTGAAATTACTGTTTTGATTAATAACGCAGGCTTGGGGCAGAATGAATATTTTGCGGAAGGAGACCAAATAAAAGTATCCGAAATAATCCTGGTAAACATCAAGGCTTTAACGGAACTAACCCGGCTGTTGTTGCCTGGTATGATCAAAAACAAATCCGGTCAGATTCTGAATGTTGCCTCTATGGCTGCTTTTTTTCCGGGTCCGTTCATGGCTGTTTATTTTGCCTCAAAATCTTATGTTTTCTCTTTTTCAAGGGCCATTCGAGAAGAATTAAAGGGAACCGGTGTCACAGTGACAGTGTTTTGCCCAGGACTGATTGCAACGCCATTTTGGGAAAAAGCAAATGCGAGCCAATCCCGCCTCGTTTCCTCCTTTTTAATAGCCATTCTGTCCCCTAAAAAAGCAACTAGAATTGCCTATGCGGCTTTAAAAAAAGGGAAAGGTGTCTGCGTTCCAGGGATTCAATCAAAAATTTTGTATTACCTAAGGGGGA from Alphaproteobacteria bacterium carries:
- a CDS encoding SDR family oxidoreductase, with product MINKSPPGVPLWALITGASSGIGREFSLLCAEDGYNLVLVARDRAKLELVANNIQSIYSIQVHCFVIDLANDGAIQEIDSHLKQNNIEITVLINNAGLGQNEYFAEGDQIKVSEIILVNIKALTELTRLLLPGMIKNKSGQILNVASMAAFFPGPFMAVYFASKSYVFSFSRAIREELKGTGVTVTVFCPGLIATPFWEKANASQSRLVSSFLIAILSPKKATRIAYAALKKGKGVCVPGIQSKILYYLRGIVGVCIPLKIVRFLNAPKNKKCPAINKSCLTNLSSM